From a single Petrotoga miotherma DSM 10691 genomic region:
- a CDS encoding ABC transporter ATP-binding protein, with product MNVIEVNDLLKRYPQRTSKEMLTAVDKISFHVKEGEIFALLGPNGAGKTTTIKSICGLLVFDEGKIKIKDYDLKTERSKALKQISVVLEGSRNLYHRLTPIENIQYFVGIRGKKISKNEALDILDFLGIKEKANEVVYTLSRGMQQKTALAVCLAADTDVLLLDEPTLGLDVISNVEFRRLLTNVKERGKSILLSTHDMALVEEIADRVAIINNGKIVVCEDKKKLMDVFSATGYKIKVRSEDTLERELNKIGITELTKEGNVYDLTVDLKTSSELYEVIDFFKSRNVEIVSIEKQMVNFEKIFISYTNGDRGRQN from the coding sequence ATGAACGTTATTGAAGTTAATGATTTACTAAAAAGATACCCACAAAGAACTTCAAAAGAAATGCTTACAGCAGTAGATAAGATTTCATTTCATGTAAAAGAAGGAGAGATCTTCGCGCTCCTTGGCCCAAATGGTGCAGGAAAAACAACTACCATCAAAAGTATATGTGGCCTTCTTGTTTTCGATGAAGGAAAGATAAAAATAAAAGATTATGATTTGAAAACAGAAAGGTCTAAAGCTCTTAAACAGATAAGTGTAGTTTTGGAAGGGAGTAGGAACCTTTATCACAGGCTAACCCCAATTGAAAATATACAGTATTTTGTTGGGATCAGGGGGAAAAAGATATCGAAAAATGAAGCCTTAGATATTTTAGATTTTTTGGGAATTAAAGAAAAAGCCAACGAAGTGGTTTATACACTTTCAAGGGGAATGCAGCAAAAAACAGCCCTAGCTGTTTGTTTAGCAGCGGATACTGATGTTCTACTATTGGATGAACCTACTCTTGGGCTCGACGTAATTTCTAATGTAGAATTTAGAAGATTGTTAACAAACGTGAAAGAAAGAGGAAAGAGCATTCTACTTTCTACTCATGATATGGCATTAGTTGAAGAAATAGCTGATAGAGTTGCGATAATAAACAATGGGAAAATAGTTGTGTGTGAAGATAAGAAAAAGCTAATGGATGTATTCAGTGCAACAGGTTACAAGATTAAAGTAAGATCAGAAGATACCTTAGAGAGAGAACTTAATAAAATTGGTATTACAGAATTGACAAAAGAGGGTAACGTTTACGACCTTACAGTTGACTTAAAAACATCTTCAGAATTATATGAGGTTATTGATTTTTTCAAATCACGTAATGTAGAAATAGTGAGCATAGAAAAACAAATGGTGAATTTCGAAAAGATATTCATTTCATATACTAATGGGGATAGGGGAAGACAAAACTAA
- a CDS encoding ABC transporter permease — protein MYWRYAFKRMLMGVMIYFAIIFVYSVLFNVMFKLHYSYLLEGPILPEIFSDWFDTVTFNYGQSMSIRSFKGETDVIKIILERVPNTMLLFTIAIIIDIFLGVYLGIKKAQKAGGFMDKTTSILTMIFYGLPTWWVGLVMIMFFSFKLPLFPSGGIFSIPPPEGLIKRFGDIVYHLILPLTTLVFFRFWGRAYLSRNIVLANLQNDFIISARARGIPERKVLFGHALRASAPPILTMSVLSVLDSFSGALIIEGIFNWPGMGNLFWAAIQQDDIPVLLGNLSFTTLLYIGGIVILDLIYGFLDPRIKVGGKE, from the coding sequence ATGTATTGGAGATACGCCTTTAAAAGGATGTTAATGGGGGTTATGATTTATTTTGCAATTATTTTTGTGTATTCTGTACTTTTCAACGTGATGTTCAAACTTCACTATAGCTACCTTTTGGAAGGACCAATATTACCTGAGATTTTTTCTGATTGGTTCGATACTGTCACTTTTAATTATGGTCAATCTATGTCTATAAGATCTTTTAAAGGAGAAACTGATGTTATTAAAATTATCTTAGAAAGAGTACCTAATACTATGCTTCTTTTTACTATCGCTATTATCATAGATATTTTCTTGGGGGTATACTTGGGAATAAAAAAGGCTCAAAAAGCTGGGGGATTTATGGACAAAACAACTTCAATACTTACAATGATTTTTTATGGCCTTCCAACGTGGTGGGTTGGATTGGTAATGATTATGTTTTTTTCTTTCAAATTACCTTTATTTCCTTCTGGAGGTATATTTAGCATCCCGCCTCCTGAGGGTTTAATAAAAAGATTTGGAGATATTGTGTATCATTTAATTTTACCTTTAACTACGCTTGTTTTTTTTCGTTTTTGGGGGAGAGCATATTTATCGAGAAATATAGTGTTAGCAAATTTACAGAATGATTTCATAATTTCCGCAAGGGCTAGGGGTATTCCTGAAAGAAAAGTTTTGTTTGGGCACGCTTTAAGAGCTTCGGCTCCACCGATCTTAACAATGTCGGTTTTATCTGTGCTTGATTCTTTTTCTGGGGCATTGATAATCGAAGGTATATTTAATTGGCCTGGAATGGGGAACCTTTTTTGGGCTGCTATTCAGCAAGATGATATTCCTGTTCTTTTGGGTAATTTGTCTTTTACAACTCTTTTGTACATCGGCGGTATCGTAATTTTAGATTTAATATACGGATTTCTTGACCCTAGAATAAAAGTGGGCGGGAAAGAGTGA
- a CDS encoding ABC transporter ATP-binding protein produces MNEILNVKNLKVYYYTRKGVVKGLDDVSFSLREGETLGLVGESGCGKTTLGMGLLRMPSPPGKIVSGEINIDGEDIVPLKESVIRKRVRWEKISMVFQGAMNSLTPVYTIKKQMMETLQTHREMEEDKAFAIIKKYLNQVGLSEDILKRYPHELSGGMKQRVVIATALFLEPKVIITDEPTTALDVVVQAQIINLLKRLKKELNLSFIFITHDLATEAEVADRIMVMYAGKIAEIGENHHIYGPQGPAHPYTKGLLGATPRLHKKVEELAFIPGVPPDLLNPPSGCRFHERCPVAFDRCKVEEPPLKEIEPGHFAACWRCFDE; encoded by the coding sequence ATGAATGAAATTTTAAATGTTAAAAATTTAAAAGTGTATTATTATACAAGAAAAGGTGTTGTAAAAGGATTGGACGATGTGAGTTTTTCTCTCAGAGAGGGGGAAACTTTAGGGCTTGTTGGAGAGTCTGGATGTGGTAAAACAACGTTGGGCATGGGACTTTTGAGAATGCCAAGCCCTCCAGGCAAAATTGTAAGTGGAGAGATTAATATAGATGGTGAAGATATAGTTCCCTTAAAAGAATCTGTTATACGTAAAAGAGTTAGATGGGAAAAGATTTCTATGGTTTTTCAAGGGGCCATGAATAGTTTGACGCCAGTTTACACCATTAAAAAACAGATGATGGAAACCCTTCAAACCCATAGAGAAATGGAAGAAGATAAGGCTTTCGCCATAATTAAAAAATATTTAAATCAGGTGGGGTTATCAGAAGATATTTTAAAGAGATATCCTCATGAATTATCAGGAGGTATGAAACAACGTGTAGTAATAGCCACGGCATTGTTTCTAGAACCCAAAGTGATCATCACCGATGAACCTACTACAGCGTTAGATGTTGTCGTTCAAGCTCAAATAATAAACCTTTTGAAAAGACTAAAAAAAGAGCTTAATTTGTCTTTTATCTTTATAACCCATGATTTAGCTACCGAAGCGGAAGTAGCAGACAGGATAATGGTGATGTATGCAGGTAAGATAGCTGAAATAGGAGAGAACCATCACATTTATGGTCCCCAGGGGCCAGCACATCCATATACAAAAGGTTTACTGGGAGCTACACCTCGTTTACATAAAAAAGTTGAAGAACTTGCTTTTATACCAGGTGTACCACCTGATTTACTCAATCCACCCAGTGGATGTCGATTCCATGAGCGTTGTCCGGTTGCTTTCGATAGATGTAAAGTAGAAGAACCACCATTAAAGGAAATTGAACCCGGACATTTTGCAGCTTGTTGGAGGTGTTTTGATGAATGA
- a CDS encoding ABC transporter ATP-binding protein — protein MNDEIIMTVKNLKKWFPLRRTISEVFQGKRRWVRAVDSVSFDIRKGEIFGLIGESGCGKSTTGRLLMKLEEPTEGQIIFKGEDVTSLSSTDEIKKYKEDVQMIFQDPYSSMNPRFRVRDVLAEPLIIHNKTKDPYEIENIAKNVLNEVKLTPPEEFMDRYPHMLSGGQRQRVATARTLVLSPDFIIADEPVSMIDLSTRAEILHMMKEVQQDLGLTYLYITHDLSTARYFCDRIAVMYLGRIVELGDADEIIERPLHPYTKALIEAVPEPLPGKENVIKELPIKGEIPSAANIPKGCRFHPRCIYAQPECFENVDDPELVEDSNGHYVACYRYKEINQEVEKI, from the coding sequence ATGAATGATGAAATCATAATGACTGTTAAAAATTTGAAAAAATGGTTTCCCTTGCGAAGAACCATTTCAGAAGTATTTCAAGGTAAACGAAGATGGGTTAGAGCCGTGGATAGTGTAAGTTTTGATATAAGAAAGGGAGAGATATTTGGTTTAATTGGAGAATCTGGTTGCGGAAAATCAACTACGGGTAGGTTATTGATGAAATTAGAAGAACCCACAGAGGGCCAAATAATATTTAAGGGTGAAGATGTTACTTCTTTATCTTCCACTGACGAAATTAAGAAGTATAAAGAAGATGTACAAATGATTTTTCAGGACCCTTACTCTTCGATGAACCCAAGGTTTAGGGTAAGAGATGTTTTGGCGGAACCCTTGATCATTCATAACAAAACCAAAGATCCTTATGAAATTGAAAATATAGCAAAAAATGTTCTAAATGAAGTAAAGTTAACACCCCCTGAGGAGTTCATGGATAGATATCCTCACATGCTCAGTGGAGGGCAAAGACAAAGGGTTGCAACCGCAAGAACCTTAGTTCTTTCTCCAGATTTCATAATAGCCGATGAACCAGTTTCTATGATCGATTTATCAACTAGGGCAGAAATTCTCCACATGATGAAAGAGGTTCAGCAGGATTTAGGTCTTACGTATCTTTACATAACTCATGATTTATCAACCGCTAGATATTTTTGCGACAGGATAGCTGTTATGTATCTTGGAAGAATAGTTGAGTTAGGCGATGCAGACGAAATAATTGAAAGACCTTTACATCCTTACACTAAAGCTTTGATAGAAGCAGTACCAGAACCTTTACCTGGAAAAGAAAACGTAATAAAAGAATTGCCAATAAAGGGAGAGATTCCATCTGCAGCAAATATACCAAAGGGATGTAGATTCCATCCAAGGTGTATTTATGCACAGCCTGAATGTTTTGAGAATGTTGACGATCCAGAGTTGGTAGAAGATTCAAACGGTCATTACGTTGCCTGTTATAGGTACAAAGAGATAAATCAGGAAGTAGAAAAAATTTAA
- a CDS encoding ABC transporter permease produces MVNAFVANFKKNFIEMKRYFFDTVSSFIILFIIFYLIFFGFKIASGPNFGDTIDGIIVSYFMWIMFLASFQGVSYWIIQEAERGTLEQLFMSPIKFEFQMIFHVISDFCINVLMIVPLMYLAAFTTGRTLNFDLFTLLYLIILGSISAVGVGLILGGMALIFKKISSFIQICTFAFLAILMFEVDALWFELLPMVKATGMMRRMAVTGTKFYQFPIQDHVILWITAALFLLVGIIIFRGFEKRAMVKGTLGQY; encoded by the coding sequence ATGGTAAATGCTTTTGTTGCAAATTTCAAGAAAAATTTTATTGAAATGAAGAGATATTTTTTTGACACAGTTTCTTCATTCATAATACTTTTCATCATCTTCTATCTTATATTTTTTGGATTTAAGATAGCAAGTGGACCTAATTTTGGAGATACCATAGATGGGATCATTGTGAGTTATTTCATGTGGATAATGTTTTTAGCTTCGTTCCAAGGTGTTTCATACTGGATAATTCAAGAGGCAGAAAGAGGAACTTTGGAACAACTGTTTATGTCTCCTATAAAATTTGAGTTTCAAATGATTTTTCATGTGATAAGTGATTTTTGTATAAACGTTCTAATGATAGTACCTTTAATGTATTTAGCAGCTTTTACAACAGGAAGAACTTTGAATTTCGACCTTTTTACTCTCCTCTATTTAATTATTCTTGGTTCTATTAGTGCGGTTGGTGTTGGTTTAATTCTGGGAGGAATGGCTTTGATATTTAAAAAGATTTCTTCATTCATTCAAATATGTACTTTTGCTTTCCTTGCAATTTTGATGTTTGAAGTTGATGCACTTTGGTTTGAACTTTTGCCAATGGTAAAAGCAACAGGGATGATGAGAAGAATGGCGGTTACAGGAACAAAATTTTATCAGTTCCCTATTCAAGACCACGTTATTTTGTGGATAACTGCAGCTTTATTTCTTTTGGTAGGAATAATTATATTCAGGGGTTTTGAAAAACGTGCCATGGTTAAAGGAACTCTGGGACAATATTAA